A section of the Ruania halotolerans genome encodes:
- a CDS encoding phosphatase PAP2 family protein yields the protein MTPARPPHSVQPAPRPDPARYWGAAVPIMGAVLSAGGVIFLWWAFVTTPTGQQLDDAAALGASFGRETLEPFLLPVLTIVSIPFVAAALIAAVTFAILQRRRSIAIGAVVLLGGANVTTQLLKEVLPRPNLDVTYVLGNSLPSGHTTVAASVAATALLIAPHRVRGVVAVAGAGYAVLTGLGTLVGGWHRPSDVVAAYLVVAAWYFLVEASRQVRSATALPRGYRAAPPVNAAAVLGGTGLLSAVSSAAIGAWVLAQLPDSSTAIADLGGGPTTLAYAGGCLAVVGAACLLMGSMLVMRPYQRD from the coding sequence ATGACCCCCGCGAGACCGCCCCACTCGGTGCAGCCCGCACCGCGGCCTGACCCTGCCCGCTACTGGGGTGCTGCGGTGCCGATCATGGGTGCCGTGCTCAGTGCCGGTGGGGTCATCTTCCTGTGGTGGGCATTCGTGACCACCCCCACGGGGCAGCAACTCGATGATGCTGCCGCGCTCGGGGCCTCGTTCGGGCGCGAGACGCTCGAGCCGTTCCTGCTTCCGGTGCTCACCATCGTCTCGATCCCGTTCGTGGCAGCGGCCTTGATCGCGGCCGTGACGTTCGCGATCCTGCAGCGACGCCGGTCGATCGCGATCGGTGCCGTGGTGCTGCTCGGAGGCGCGAATGTGACCACCCAGCTTCTCAAAGAGGTCCTCCCGCGGCCGAACCTGGATGTGACCTACGTGCTGGGGAACTCGCTGCCCTCGGGTCACACCACGGTGGCCGCATCGGTGGCGGCCACGGCCTTGCTCATCGCTCCGCATCGGGTGCGCGGCGTGGTGGCGGTTGCCGGTGCGGGGTATGCCGTCCTGACCGGCCTGGGCACCCTGGTGGGAGGATGGCACCGTCCCTCCGACGTGGTGGCGGCCTATCTCGTGGTGGCCGCCTGGTACTTCCTGGTGGAGGCATCCCGGCAGGTTCGTTCCGCCACGGCGCTGCCACGTGGCTATCGCGCGGCCCCGCCGGTGAATGCTGCGGCAGTGCTCGGTGGTACTGGTCTGCTCAGCGCCGTCTCGTCGGCCGCGATCGGGGCCTGGGTGCTTGCGCAGCTTCCTGATTCGAGTACCGCGATCGCGGACCTCGGCGGCGGCCCGACCACTCTCGCGTACGCTGGTGGCTGCCTCGCCGTAGTTGGCGCGGCGTGCCTGCTGATGGGCAGCATGCTCGTGATGCGGCCCTACCAACGGGATTGA
- a CDS encoding Gfo/Idh/MocA family protein — MTSHDVTYGPDPAAAPPLRWGILAAGGIAAKFATDIPAHSSGSVVAVGSRSKDRAAAFAENHAVPTAHGNYADLVADEQVEAVYVASPHSEHLQHALLAIEAGKPVLVEKSLTRNAAEARQLFDAAADRGVFVMEAMWSRFLPHMVALRDILNSGEIGQVHMVTAEHGQDLDHVGNDHRLKNPELAGGAMLDLAVYPVSFAQSVLGSPDQISALGTKTATGVDESETITLRYGNRALALLSASLKGATRNAATVTGTAGRIEIEPTFYAPTTVTVRPRGGEPRTFTPPVGGGFEYQAAEVARCVAEGRTESAVHSWADTMAVMEMMDEARRQLGVVLPGE; from the coding sequence ATGACCAGCCATGACGTGACGTACGGACCTGACCCTGCCGCCGCACCACCGCTACGGTGGGGAATCCTCGCCGCTGGTGGGATTGCCGCGAAGTTCGCCACGGATATTCCCGCTCACTCCTCCGGGTCTGTGGTGGCGGTGGGCTCGCGCAGCAAGGATCGGGCCGCCGCATTCGCTGAGAACCATGCAGTGCCGACGGCGCACGGCAACTACGCCGACCTGGTCGCCGACGAGCAGGTCGAGGCGGTCTATGTTGCCTCCCCGCACTCGGAGCACCTGCAGCACGCGCTGCTCGCCATCGAGGCAGGCAAGCCAGTGCTGGTGGAGAAGTCCCTCACCCGCAACGCCGCCGAGGCCCGCCAGCTGTTCGACGCCGCCGCGGACCGGGGGGTCTTCGTGATGGAGGCCATGTGGAGCCGCTTCCTCCCCCACATGGTTGCGCTGCGAGACATCCTCAACTCCGGTGAGATCGGTCAGGTGCACATGGTCACCGCCGAGCACGGGCAGGATCTGGACCACGTGGGCAACGATCACCGACTGAAGAACCCGGAGCTGGCAGGTGGGGCGATGCTCGACCTCGCCGTATACCCGGTCTCCTTTGCGCAGAGCGTGCTCGGGTCGCCGGACCAGATCAGCGCCCTCGGCACGAAAACAGCGACTGGTGTGGACGAGAGTGAGACGATCACGCTGCGTTACGGCAACCGGGCGCTGGCACTGCTGAGCGCGAGCCTGAAGGGCGCCACCCGGAACGCCGCCACGGTCACCGGCACAGCGGGACGAATCGAGATCGAACCGACCTTCTATGCGCCGACCACCGTGACAGTCCGGCCCCGCGGGGGCGAGCCGCGCACATTCACCCCACCGGTGGGTGGTGGCTTCGAGTATCAGGCCGCCGAGGTGGCCCGGTGCGTCGCCGAAGGCCGCACAGAGTCAGCGGTGCACTCCTGGGCAGACACGATGGCCGTCATGGAGATGATGGACGAGGCACGCCGCCAGCTCGGTGTGGTGCTGCCGGGGGAGTGA
- a CDS encoding DUF7059 domain-containing protein yields the protein MGRGSGVRTTIPAANVDRRLVRALRADLTDADFTVDRLAQLLGPMASAAMSREQVLPAIRSARAAGADPAALLARAFMLGDTLSPAALEAALPRTGADGALALGVVHRTGANECRGAVDLRPIDTPDGAFWLTADLGEATTGRAVTGDHVLGMGGASRTLAELTLRRPVGRTLDLGTGCGVQALNVAPFSREVVATDISARALTFARLNAALNEVSLDLRSGSMLEPVAGEHFDLVVSNPPFVITPRAAGVLEYTYRDGGRRGDDVVRELITGVGEVLAPGGVAQVLANWEVHEGEGPFDRIGSWLTESGLDGWVIQRESSDPAEYAETWLRDGGITPERDRAVWEQGYAAWLDDFAARGVDAVGFGYVTVHKPADGGPSAGQIRAPWHRVEEITGTLAPTIWPTVAATLAAKDQLATLDDAALAGRALTVAVDVTEERHYRPGSSDPEVIVLRQGGGVGRTVRADTALAAVVGTCDGELTVAQIAAGVAALTDVDRDAVLDSVLPDVRGLVLDGLLVL from the coding sequence ATGGGAAGAGGCAGTGGCGTGCGGACCACGATTCCGGCGGCGAACGTGGACCGGCGGCTCGTCCGCGCCCTGCGTGCCGATCTGACCGATGCCGACTTCACCGTGGATCGGCTGGCCCAGCTGCTCGGCCCGATGGCGAGCGCGGCCATGTCCCGCGAGCAGGTGCTTCCCGCCATCCGATCGGCACGTGCGGCGGGCGCCGACCCGGCCGCGTTGCTCGCTCGCGCCTTCATGCTGGGAGACACCCTCAGCCCGGCTGCGCTCGAGGCGGCCCTGCCCCGGACCGGCGCCGACGGTGCCCTCGCGCTCGGAGTGGTCCACCGCACCGGCGCCAATGAGTGCCGCGGTGCCGTGGATCTGCGCCCCATCGACACCCCGGACGGTGCGTTCTGGCTGACTGCCGATCTCGGTGAGGCGACCACTGGCCGCGCGGTCACGGGCGACCACGTGCTCGGCATGGGCGGTGCCTCCCGCACCCTGGCCGAGCTCACCCTGCGCCGACCGGTGGGCCGCACTCTCGACCTGGGCACCGGCTGCGGCGTGCAGGCCCTCAACGTGGCACCGTTCAGCCGCGAGGTGGTCGCCACCGACATCTCCGCCCGTGCGCTCACCTTTGCCCGGTTGAACGCTGCGCTCAATGAGGTCTCGCTCGATCTGCGCTCCGGGTCGATGCTGGAGCCGGTGGCCGGTGAGCATTTCGATCTGGTGGTCTCCAACCCACCGTTCGTGATCACCCCCCGCGCAGCCGGGGTGCTCGAGTACACCTACCGTGACGGCGGCCGGCGCGGAGATGACGTGGTGCGCGAGCTGATCACGGGCGTGGGTGAGGTGCTCGCGCCGGGTGGCGTGGCTCAGGTGCTCGCGAACTGGGAGGTCCATGAGGGTGAGGGGCCCTTCGACCGGATCGGCAGCTGGCTGACCGAGTCCGGTCTGGACGGCTGGGTGATCCAGCGCGAGAGCTCCGATCCGGCGGAGTACGCCGAGACCTGGCTACGTGACGGCGGTATCACCCCGGAGCGAGATCGGGCCGTCTGGGAACAGGGTTACGCCGCATGGCTGGACGACTTCGCCGCCCGCGGGGTGGACGCCGTCGGCTTCGGGTACGTCACCGTGCACAAGCCCGCCGACGGCGGCCCTTCTGCTGGCCAGATCAGGGCGCCCTGGCATCGGGTGGAGGAGATCACCGGCACCCTCGCGCCCACGATCTGGCCGACGGTCGCCGCGACGCTGGCGGCGAAGGATCAGCTCGCCACCCTCGATGACGCGGCGCTCGCCGGGCGGGCGCTCACCGTGGCGGTTGATGTGACCGAGGAGCGGCATTACCGTCCGGGATCGAGTGATCCCGAGGTGATCGTGCTGCGCCAGGGCGGGGGTGTGGGGCGCACCGTGCGCGCGGATACTGCGCTCGCGGCGGTGGTGGGCACCTGCGACGGCGAACTGACCGTGGCGCAGATCGCTGCCGGGGTGGCCGCACTCACGGATGTGGACCGCGATGCCGTGCTGGACTCGGTGCTGCCGGATGTGCGCGGGCTGGTGCTCGATGGGCTGCTGGTGCTCTGA
- a CDS encoding sodium-translocating pyrophosphatase, with the protein MLQLGTTSLVIVSVIALVAVASLVFAVFLRRQVLAAGDGTPAMQAIATAIQEGASAYLNRQFRTLALFAVVVFALLFLLPGESGVRVGRSIAFLIGAGFSAAIGYLGMWLATRANLRVAAAASAGTGNSARHEGARIAFRTGGAVGMSVVGLGLLGAAAVVLVYRGDAPAVLEGFGFGAALLAMFMRVGGGIFTKAADVGADLVGKVEQGIPEDDPRNAATIADNVGDNVGDCAGMAADLFESYAVTLVAALILGKATMGEAGLVFPLIVTAIGALVAVLGVFITKVRGSESGLRAIYRGFYVSALIGAALAGVAAFIYLPSSFADLTGVSEALADHGGDPRLVSALAVLVGVVLAGVILAVTGYFTGTTAKPTRTVAAASRTGAATVVLSGIGVGFESAVYTAGIIAAALCGLFLLSGGSIWLALFLIALAGCGLLTTVGVIVAMDTFGPVSDNAQGIAEMSGEVDAEGAQILTDLDAVGNTTKAITKGIAIATAVLAATALFGSYADAVSKALADLGVTPAAEGMVAAMLSYEIISPITLVGVILGGSTVFLFSGLAIDAVTRAAGAIVFEVRRQFREFPGIMTRETRPEYARVVDICTKDSLRELATPGLLAAFAPIAVGFGLGVGPLAGFLGGAIGAGVLMAVFLANSGGAWDNAKKIVEDGHYGGKNSAGHEATIIGDTIGDPFKDTAGPAINPLLKVMNLVSVLIAPAVVVMSVPDDANHTLRIGIAVAAALIAFGAILASKLRAPKLEVPNGEPAEHEPVGTRS; encoded by the coding sequence ATGCTTCAGCTCGGAACCACGAGCCTCGTCATCGTGTCGGTCATCGCGCTGGTTGCGGTCGCATCTCTGGTGTTCGCCGTGTTCCTGCGCCGTCAGGTGCTGGCTGCCGGAGATGGCACACCGGCGATGCAGGCAATCGCCACTGCGATCCAGGAAGGAGCCTCTGCTTACCTGAACCGACAGTTCCGCACCCTGGCGCTGTTCGCCGTCGTGGTGTTCGCCCTGCTCTTCCTGCTCCCAGGTGAGTCCGGTGTGCGCGTCGGCCGGTCCATCGCGTTCCTCATCGGGGCGGGGTTCTCGGCCGCGATCGGTTACCTCGGCATGTGGCTCGCCACCCGCGCGAACCTGCGTGTGGCCGCCGCCGCGTCGGCAGGAACGGGCAACAGTGCCCGCCACGAGGGTGCCAGGATCGCGTTCCGCACCGGTGGCGCGGTCGGGATGAGCGTGGTGGGCCTGGGCCTCCTCGGTGCAGCGGCCGTCGTCCTCGTCTACCGCGGAGACGCTCCCGCCGTGCTGGAGGGCTTCGGCTTCGGCGCCGCGCTGCTGGCGATGTTCATGCGGGTCGGCGGCGGCATCTTCACCAAGGCCGCCGATGTCGGCGCCGATCTGGTGGGCAAGGTGGAGCAGGGCATCCCCGAGGACGACCCCCGCAACGCCGCCACGATCGCCGACAACGTGGGCGACAACGTGGGCGACTGCGCCGGGATGGCGGCCGACCTGTTCGAGTCCTACGCCGTGACCCTGGTCGCCGCGCTGATCCTCGGCAAGGCCACCATGGGCGAGGCCGGCCTGGTGTTCCCGCTGATCGTCACCGCCATCGGAGCGCTCGTGGCCGTGCTCGGCGTGTTCATCACCAAGGTGCGTGGCAGCGAATCCGGGCTGCGCGCCATCTACCGCGGCTTCTACGTCTCCGCCCTCATCGGTGCGGCGCTCGCCGGCGTGGCCGCCTTCATCTACCTGCCGTCCTCCTTCGCCGACCTCACGGGTGTGAGCGAGGCCCTCGCCGATCACGGCGGCGACCCGCGCCTGGTCTCGGCACTCGCCGTGCTCGTGGGTGTGGTGCTGGCCGGTGTGATCCTCGCCGTCACCGGCTACTTCACCGGCACGACGGCGAAGCCCACCCGGACCGTGGCCGCCGCCTCCCGTACCGGTGCGGCCACCGTCGTGCTCTCCGGGATCGGCGTCGGGTTCGAGTCCGCGGTCTACACCGCCGGCATCATCGCCGCGGCCCTGTGCGGGCTGTTCCTGCTCTCCGGCGGGTCGATCTGGCTCGCACTGTTCCTCATCGCCCTGGCCGGCTGCGGGCTACTCACCACGGTTGGCGTGATCGTGGCGATGGACACCTTCGGTCCCGTCTCCGACAACGCCCAGGGCATCGCGGAGATGTCCGGCGAGGTGGACGCCGAGGGCGCGCAGATCCTCACCGACCTGGACGCCGTGGGCAACACCACGAAGGCCATCACCAAGGGCATCGCGATCGCCACGGCCGTCCTCGCCGCCACGGCCCTGTTCGGGTCCTATGCCGACGCCGTCAGCAAGGCGTTGGCCGACCTGGGTGTGACCCCGGCAGCCGAGGGCATGGTGGCCGCGATGCTCAGCTACGAGATCATCTCCCCGATCACCCTCGTCGGCGTGATCCTCGGCGGATCCACGGTGTTCCTGTTCTCCGGACTGGCGATTGATGCGGTCACCCGGGCAGCAGGCGCGATCGTGTTCGAGGTGCGCCGCCAGTTCCGGGAGTTCCCCGGCATCATGACCCGCGAGACCCGCCCCGAGTACGCCCGGGTGGTGGACATCTGCACCAAGGACTCCCTGCGTGAGCTGGCCACCCCAGGTCTGCTCGCGGCCTTCGCACCCATCGCGGTGGGCTTCGGGCTCGGCGTGGGCCCACTCGCCGGTTTCCTCGGTGGCGCGATCGGCGCCGGCGTGCTGATGGCCGTGTTCCTGGCCAACTCCGGGGGTGCCTGGGACAACGCGAAGAAGATCGTGGAGGACGGCCACTACGGGGGCAAGAACTCCGCGGGCCACGAAGCCACGATCATCGGGGACACGATCGGCGACCCGTTCAAGGACACCGCCGGCCCGGCGATCAACCCGCTGCTGAAAGTGATGAACCTGGTGTCGGTGCTGATCGCCCCCGCAGTGGTGGTGATGAGCGTGCCGGATGATGCCAACCACACCCTGCGCATCGGGATTGCCGTGGCGGCTGCGCTGATCGCGTTCGGCGCGATCCTCGCGTCGAAGCTCCGGGCGCCGAAGCTGGAGGTACCGAACGGGGAACCAGCCGAGCACGAGCCAGTCGGCACCCGCTCGTAG
- a CDS encoding MFS transporter, which yields MTSAPPPWAAKDRTLTWPVIAWSLWDWGSAAFNAVITTFVFTVYITSDPFGPEAERTLSWVLAGAGVLIALLAPVIGQRADRAGRRTLWLAVNTALVIAASAALYFVQPSTEYLWLGLVLLAAGNIAFEFAGVNYNAMLADVSTPRNVGRVSGIGWGMGYLGGIVLLLVLYLGLIQPEVGLFGITGENGLDVRVSMLICAGWTLAFSIPLLRTVRDGPRPTQRGAHAGLIQSYRLLWGTIRGLWRADHNTIYFLLSSAVFRDGLAGVFTFGGIIAAGTFGFSAGDVIIFGVVANVVAGIATILAGRLDDAIGPKRVIMGALVAMVVMGLLIFFLHDGGRPVFWTCGLVLAAFVGPAQTASRTFLARLIPAGREGEVFGLYATTGRAVSFLAPAMFGVAISIGIASTSATTSDEAQYWGILGIVVVLLVGLVLLIRVKPHDHSGRSGLDAPSTEQAGDENAPLSDESGRPSP from the coding sequence ATGACCAGCGCACCTCCCCCATGGGCAGCCAAGGACCGGACCCTGACCTGGCCGGTGATTGCCTGGTCGTTGTGGGACTGGGGCTCGGCCGCGTTCAACGCGGTGATCACCACCTTCGTGTTCACGGTCTACATCACCTCGGATCCCTTTGGCCCGGAGGCGGAGCGCACCCTGAGCTGGGTGCTCGCCGGCGCCGGGGTCTTGATCGCACTGCTCGCGCCGGTGATCGGCCAACGGGCGGACCGGGCCGGGCGCCGCACCCTCTGGCTGGCAGTCAACACGGCCTTGGTGATCGCCGCCTCGGCCGCGCTGTACTTCGTGCAACCCTCCACCGAGTACTTGTGGCTGGGGCTGGTGCTGCTCGCCGCCGGGAATATCGCCTTCGAGTTCGCAGGCGTGAACTACAACGCGATGCTCGCCGACGTCTCCACTCCGAGGAACGTGGGCCGGGTCTCGGGCATCGGCTGGGGGATGGGCTACCTCGGCGGGATCGTGCTGTTGCTCGTCCTCTATCTCGGGCTGATCCAGCCGGAGGTGGGCCTGTTCGGCATCACCGGCGAGAACGGGCTGGACGTGCGGGTCAGCATGCTGATCTGCGCGGGGTGGACCCTGGCGTTCTCCATCCCGCTGCTGCGCACTGTGCGGGACGGCCCGCGGCCGACGCAGCGTGGCGCTCACGCAGGACTCATCCAGTCCTACCGGCTGCTCTGGGGCACGATCCGCGGCCTGTGGCGCGCCGATCACAACACGATCTACTTCCTGCTCTCCTCGGCCGTGTTCCGGGACGGGCTGGCCGGAGTGTTCACCTTCGGTGGCATCATCGCGGCGGGCACGTTCGGATTCTCTGCCGGGGACGTGATCATCTTCGGCGTGGTGGCCAATGTGGTGGCCGGAATCGCCACGATCCTGGCCGGCCGCCTCGACGATGCCATCGGCCCGAAGCGGGTGATCATGGGTGCATTGGTGGCGATGGTGGTGATGGGGCTGTTGATCTTCTTCCTGCACGACGGCGGCCGTCCCGTGTTCTGGACGTGCGGCCTGGTCCTGGCTGCTTTCGTGGGCCCGGCCCAGACGGCCTCGCGGACCTTCCTGGCACGCCTTATCCCAGCCGGTCGCGAGGGTGAGGTGTTCGGTCTGTATGCCACCACCGGGCGCGCCGTCAGCTTCCTCGCCCCGGCGATGTTCGGCGTGGCGATCTCGATCGGTATCGCCAGCACCAGTGCAACGACCTCAGATGAGGCCCAGTACTGGGGGATCCTCGGGATCGTAGTGGTGCTGCTGGTGGGACTGGTGCTGTTGATCCGCGTGAAGCCGCACGATCACAGCGGCCGGTCCGGCCTGGACGCCCCGAGCACCGAGCAGGCTGGAGACGAGAACGCCCCGCTCAGCGATGAGTCGGGCCGGCCCAGTCCGTGA
- a CDS encoding SDR family NAD(P)-dependent oxidoreductase, with the protein MSISAVDPRPARTALVTGASRGIGRHLALALAGAGVEVALLARDRARLQEVASEIESRGQRALVLTADVTDSGAVTEAVATAEEALGSIDLLVNNAGLVDAEVPLWEADPHQVHQVLEVNVFGAFLLARAVVPGMLKRGGGRVIDLNSGAGTRDMPAMAGYNMAKTALFRIGGGLHEAGYQRGLRAFELAPGVVATDMTAAMAMHEGRTDWTPPEAVAEIVTALAAGELDTLSGCYLRAGTDTIDELRARAATPAGTTETGHRLAVTDWAGPTHR; encoded by the coding sequence ATGTCGATCTCTGCCGTTGATCCCCGCCCAGCCCGCACCGCCCTGGTCACCGGTGCCTCACGCGGGATCGGCCGCCACCTCGCGCTTGCCCTCGCCGGGGCCGGGGTGGAGGTGGCCCTGCTCGCCCGGGATCGTGCCCGGCTGCAGGAGGTCGCCAGCGAGATCGAATCGCGCGGCCAGCGTGCCCTCGTCCTGACGGCGGACGTCACCGATTCGGGAGCCGTCACCGAGGCGGTGGCCACTGCCGAGGAGGCACTGGGGTCGATCGACCTCCTGGTGAACAACGCCGGATTGGTCGATGCCGAAGTCCCGCTCTGGGAGGCGGATCCGCACCAGGTGCACCAGGTGCTGGAGGTCAACGTCTTCGGCGCATTCCTGCTCGCCCGCGCGGTGGTGCCAGGAATGCTGAAGCGCGGCGGAGGCCGCGTGATCGACCTGAACTCCGGCGCGGGCACCCGGGATATGCCGGCCATGGCCGGATACAACATGGCCAAGACGGCCCTGTTCCGGATCGGGGGTGGCCTGCACGAGGCGGGCTACCAGCGCGGCCTGCGCGCGTTCGAACTCGCCCCCGGCGTGGTGGCCACGGATATGACCGCGGCGATGGCGATGCACGAGGGCCGCACCGACTGGACCCCGCCCGAGGCCGTGGCCGAGATCGTCACCGCCCTCGCAGCCGGCGAACTCGACACCCTGTCCGGGTGCTACCTACGCGCTGGGACCGACACGATCGACGAGCTGCGGGCCCGCGCCGCGACCCCGGCGGGCACCACGGAGACCGGCCACCGGCTGGCCGTCACGGACTGGGCCGGCCCGACTCATCGCTGA
- the topA gene encoding type I DNA topoisomerase, translating into MTASARKLVIVESPAKARTIAGYLGSGFDVEASVGHIRDLAQPSELPAEMKKGPYKKFAIDVDNGFDPYYVVDADKKKKVTELKKLLKDADELYLATDEDREGEAIAWHLLEVLQPKVPVKRMVFHEITREAIQRALAEPRDLDTRLVDAQETRRLLDRLYGYEVSPVLWRKVRQGLSAGRVQSVATRMVVDRERERMAFVAAEYWDVRGTFTGGRGATAGTTFGARLVAVDGTRVATGKDFRDDATLKSSSVLHLDEAAARGLVTALDSADVTVSNVEEKPYTRRPAAPFTTSTLQQEASRKLRMNSRQAMRVAQGLYENGYITYMRTDSVALSGQAITAARNQATELYGADFVPAKPRHYASKAKGAQEAHEAIRPAGDSFRTPAQVSNALSGDQFRLYELIWKRTVASQMADAKGSTASVRLQGTATDGRVAEFAASGTVITFRGFLAAYEEGRDVERYDEDGAAKGGKETRLPDLQTGDGVATEELVADGHETSPPPRFTEASLVKALEERGIGRPSTYAATISVITDRGYVLRRGQALVPSWVAFSVIRLLEEHFPKLIDYDFTAEMESDLDRIAAGDADRVDWLAGFYFGRDGAEGLKHLVEDLGEIDARALNSIEISDGITLRVGRYGPYLEGPPAEEGGEARRASVPDDIAPDELTAARAEELFAANADGDRELGTDPETGHTIVAKNGRFGPYVTEVLPEPEQPVKGKKKPVKVKPRTASLFKDMDLGTIELDTALRLLSLPRVVGTDPESGDEITAQNGRYGPYLKKGTDSRSLTTEDQLFDITLDEALEIYAQPKRGRGASASKALKELGEDPVSGKPVVVKDGRFGPYVTDGETNATLRAADSVDTLTAERGYELIAEKRAKGPAKKKAPARKAPAKKTAAKKAPAKKAPAKKS; encoded by the coding sequence GTGACCGCATCGGCCCGCAAGCTTGTGATCGTCGAGTCCCCAGCCAAGGCCCGAACGATCGCCGGGTATCTCGGCTCCGGCTTCGACGTCGAGGCGAGCGTGGGCCACATTCGGGACCTCGCCCAGCCTTCTGAGCTGCCCGCGGAGATGAAGAAGGGGCCGTACAAGAAGTTCGCCATCGACGTCGACAACGGCTTCGATCCCTATTACGTGGTCGATGCGGACAAGAAGAAGAAGGTCACCGAACTCAAGAAGCTCCTCAAGGATGCCGACGAGCTCTACCTAGCCACCGATGAGGACCGCGAGGGGGAGGCCATCGCGTGGCACCTCCTCGAAGTGCTCCAGCCCAAGGTGCCGGTCAAGCGGATGGTGTTCCACGAGATCACCCGCGAGGCGATCCAGCGCGCGCTGGCCGAGCCACGTGACCTTGACACCCGCCTGGTGGATGCCCAGGAGACCCGGCGCCTGCTGGACCGTCTCTACGGATACGAAGTCTCCCCGGTGCTGTGGCGCAAGGTGCGCCAGGGCCTGAGCGCCGGCCGGGTGCAGTCCGTGGCCACCCGGATGGTGGTGGACCGCGAACGCGAACGGATGGCGTTCGTGGCCGCCGAGTACTGGGACGTGCGCGGCACCTTCACCGGCGGCCGCGGCGCCACAGCCGGCACCACCTTCGGCGCACGGCTGGTGGCCGTTGACGGCACCCGCGTGGCCACCGGGAAGGACTTCCGCGACGACGCCACGCTGAAGAGCAGCTCGGTGCTACACCTGGACGAGGCTGCCGCGCGTGGACTCGTCACGGCGCTGGATAGCGCCGACGTGACGGTCTCGAACGTCGAGGAGAAGCCGTACACCCGCCGCCCGGCCGCCCCCTTCACCACCTCGACGCTGCAGCAGGAGGCCTCCCGCAAACTGCGGATGAACTCCCGGCAGGCGATGCGGGTGGCGCAGGGCCTGTACGAGAACGGCTACATCACCTACATGCGGACCGACTCGGTGGCGCTGTCCGGGCAGGCGATCACCGCCGCCCGCAACCAGGCCACCGAGCTCTACGGTGCCGATTTCGTCCCCGCCAAGCCGCGCCACTACGCCTCCAAGGCCAAGGGTGCGCAGGAGGCGCACGAGGCGATCCGCCCCGCCGGGGACTCCTTCCGCACTCCGGCGCAGGTCTCCAATGCGCTCAGCGGTGACCAGTTCCGCCTGTACGAGCTGATCTGGAAGCGCACCGTGGCCTCCCAGATGGCCGATGCCAAGGGCTCGACGGCGTCCGTGCGCCTGCAGGGCACCGCCACCGATGGCCGGGTGGCCGAGTTCGCTGCCTCCGGCACGGTGATCACTTTCCGCGGGTTCCTCGCAGCCTACGAAGAGGGCCGCGATGTGGAGCGCTACGACGAGGACGGTGCTGCGAAGGGTGGAAAGGAGACCCGCCTGCCCGATCTGCAGACCGGGGACGGTGTGGCCACCGAGGAGCTGGTGGCCGATGGGCACGAGACCTCCCCGCCGCCGCGCTTTACCGAGGCCAGCCTGGTCAAGGCACTGGAGGAACGTGGCATCGGCCGCCCCTCCACCTACGCGGCCACCATCTCGGTGATCACGGACAGGGGGTATGTCCTGCGGCGCGGTCAGGCGCTGGTGCCCAGCTGGGTGGCCTTCTCGGTGATCCGGTTGCTGGAGGAGCACTTCCCGAAGCTGATCGACTATGACTTCACCGCCGAGATGGAATCCGACCTGGACCGGATCGCGGCCGGGGATGCCGATCGGGTGGACTGGCTGGCCGGGTTCTACTTCGGCCGTGACGGCGCCGAAGGTCTGAAGCATCTGGTGGAGGACCTCGGCGAGATCGACGCCCGGGCGCTCAACTCCATTGAGATCAGCGACGGCATCACGCTGCGGGTCGGTCGTTATGGCCCCTACCTCGAGGGCCCGCCCGCCGAGGAAGGCGGAGAGGCGCGGCGTGCATCCGTGCCAGATGACATCGCTCCCGATGAGTTGACCGCGGCTCGCGCCGAGGAACTGTTCGCAGCAAACGCCGACGGAGACCGGGAGCTGGGCACGGACCCGGAGACCGGGCACACGATCGTCGCCAAGAACGGCCGATTCGGCCCCTATGTCACCGAAGTGCTGCCCGAGCCGGAGCAGCCGGTGAAGGGGAAGAAGAAGCCTGTCAAGGTAAAGCCGCGCACGGCGTCGTTGTTCAAGGACATGGACCTGGGCACGATTGAGCTCGATACGGCGCTTCGGTTGCTCTCGCTGCCGCGCGTGGTGGGTACTGACCCCGAGTCCGGGGACGAGATCACTGCGCAGAACGGGCGATACGGGCCGTACCTGAAGAAGGGCACCGATTCCCGGTCGCTCACCACCGAGGACCAACTGTTCGACATCACCCTCGATGAGGCATTGGAAATCTACGCCCAGCCCAAGCGGGGGCGTGGGGCGAGTGCCTCGAAGGCGCTCAAGGAACTCGGCGAGGATCCGGTCTCCGGTAAGCCCGTGGTGGTCAAGGACGGCCGGTTCGGGCCGTACGTGACCGACGGCGAGACGAACGCCACGCTCCGTGCGGCCGACTCCGTGGACACGCTGACCGCTGAGCGCGGGTATGAGCTGATCGCGGAGAAGCGGGCGAAGGGCCCGGCGAAGAAGAAGGCGCCCGCGCGGAAGGCACCGGCCAAGAAGACCGCAGCCAAGAAGGCGCCCGCGAAGAAGGCGCCCGCGAAGAAGTCCTGA